From a single Marinobacter sp. THAF197a genomic region:
- a CDS encoding peptidoglycan-binding domain-containing protein: MTNPFSHRIRKAAMAAGTIAFLGLTSPAYANDVVALKHALYGAGYDIENVNPELDSNTRAELEKFQSDQGLEVTGSLDEATERALGMTAVQPVASAAGQAGAGAAPAAEESAAAATEPEPEEEEEESGWSLW, translated from the coding sequence ATGACGAATCCTTTCAGCCATCGCATACGAAAGGCGGCTATGGCCGCCGGAACTATCGCTTTCCTGGGATTGACATCCCCGGCTTATGCCAACGACGTCGTCGCCCTCAAGCATGCTTTGTACGGTGCCGGTTACGATATAGAAAACGTTAACCCGGAGCTGGACAGTAATACCCGAGCCGAACTGGAAAAGTTCCAGAGTGACCAGGGGCTTGAGGTAACCGGTTCGCTGGATGAGGCAACCGAGCGCGCCCTGGGTATGACCGCTGTGCAGCCGGTGGCCAGCGCTGCGGGCCAGGCCGGAGCTGGAGCTGCGCCGGCGGCAGAGGAGAGTGCCGCTGCCGCGACCGAGCCGGAGCCGGAAGAGGAAGAAGAGGAGAGCGGCTGGTCACTGTGGTGA
- a CDS encoding AI-2E family transporter yields MYAKLETRTFLAMLVGVSIAFALLMKPFFGPIFWAIAIALIFYPVNQWLTRRMGDRPNINAMITLLVCIIIVVIPVLGLGAALITEGMGLYQKIQNGEIRPGEYIDQVNRSFPAIQAFLGQFDISFGELRDRVVSVFVGGSQFLAKQALGIGQNTFQFFLGLALMVYLAFFLIRDGQQLVELLIKALPLGDERERLLFAKFAEVTRATVKGNLLIAIIQGALGGVIFWILGISGALLWGVVMAIFSLLPAVGAAIVWIPAAVYLAAIGDVVPAVILTVYGMVVIGLADNLLRPILVGRDTKMPDYLVLLSTLGGLVMFGINGFVMGPLVAALFMAFWGIFIREFGNETTGNMPERATGSAKDD; encoded by the coding sequence ATGTACGCAAAACTTGAGACACGGACTTTTCTGGCGATGCTGGTGGGCGTTTCCATCGCCTTCGCGTTGTTGATGAAGCCATTTTTCGGGCCAATATTCTGGGCCATCGCCATTGCCCTGATTTTTTACCCGGTCAATCAGTGGCTGACCCGCCGTATGGGCGACAGGCCTAACATCAATGCCATGATCACCCTGCTGGTTTGCATCATCATCGTGGTGATTCCGGTGCTTGGGCTGGGAGCGGCCCTGATCACCGAAGGCATGGGGCTGTACCAGAAGATCCAGAACGGTGAGATCCGTCCTGGTGAATACATTGACCAGGTCAACCGGTCGTTCCCGGCCATTCAGGCATTTCTGGGCCAGTTCGATATCAGTTTCGGTGAATTGCGGGATCGCGTGGTCAGTGTGTTTGTTGGGGGCAGCCAGTTCCTTGCCAAGCAGGCCCTGGGCATCGGCCAGAACACTTTCCAGTTTTTCCTCGGCCTGGCGCTTATGGTGTATCTGGCGTTTTTCCTGATTCGGGATGGCCAGCAACTGGTAGAGCTGCTGATCAAGGCATTGCCCCTGGGTGATGAGCGGGAGCGCCTGCTGTTTGCTAAGTTTGCCGAAGTTACCCGCGCAACGGTCAAAGGCAATTTGCTGATTGCCATCATTCAGGGGGCGCTGGGTGGCGTGATTTTCTGGATTCTGGGGATCTCCGGTGCGCTCCTGTGGGGGGTGGTGATGGCCATTTTCTCCCTGCTGCCCGCCGTTGGCGCTGCCATTGTGTGGATTCCGGCGGCGGTCTACCTGGCTGCCATCGGTGACGTGGTGCCAGCGGTCATTCTGACGGTCTACGGTATGGTGGTAATTGGCCTGGCCGATAACCTGTTACGGCCCATCCTGGTGGGGCGGGATACCAAGATGCCGGACTACCTGGTTTTGCTGTCGACCCTCGGGGGGCTTGTCATGTTCGGCATTAACGGGTTTGTGATGGGCCCGCTGGTGGCGGCTCTGTTCATGGCGTTCTGGGGTATCTTTATCCGGGAGTTTGGCAACGAAACTACCGGGAATATGCCGGAACGTGCGACAGGTTCGGCAAAGGACGACTGA
- the ilvD gene encoding dihydroxy-acid dehydratase — protein MPQYRSHTSTAGRNMAGARALWRATGMKNEDFGKPIIAVANSFTQFVPGHVHLKDLGQLVCREIEAAGGVAKEFNTIAVDDGIAMGHDGMLYSLPSREIIADSVEYMVNAHCADALVCISNCDKITPGMLMAAMRLNIPTIFVSGGPMEAGKTKLSEHKLDLVDAMVIAADPTATDEMVEEYERSACPTCGSCSGMFTANSMNCLTEAIGLALPGNGSMLATHADREQLFLKAGRQIVENAKRYYEQNDASVLPRSIASFSAFENAMVMDIAMGGSTNTILHLLAAAQEGGVEFTLAEIDQLSRKVPQLCKVAPNSPKYHMEDVHRAGGIMGIMGELERGGLINVDLPTVHSKTMRDALEVWDIMRSPTTEVVEFYKAGPAGIPTQTAFSQSTRWPSLDGDRENGCIRSVENAYSSEGGLAVLFGNIAQDGCVVKTAGVDESIYVFEGKARVFESQDAAVAGILSDEVKPGEVVIIRYEGPRGGPGMQEMLYPTSYLKSKGLGKECALLTDGRFSGGTSGLSIGHASPEAAAGGAIGLIENGDTILINIPERSINLQVSNEELDKRRKDRDARGWKPELARDRKVSAALKAYALLATSADKGAVRDLSKLD, from the coding sequence ACTGGTCTGCCGTGAGATCGAAGCGGCTGGCGGCGTTGCCAAAGAGTTCAACACCATTGCGGTGGATGATGGCATCGCCATGGGCCATGACGGCATGCTTTACTCCCTGCCCTCCCGGGAAATTATTGCCGATTCTGTCGAGTACATGGTTAACGCCCACTGTGCCGACGCGCTGGTTTGCATTTCCAACTGCGACAAGATCACCCCTGGCATGCTGATGGCCGCCATGCGCCTGAACATTCCGACAATCTTCGTCTCCGGTGGCCCGATGGAGGCCGGCAAAACCAAGTTGTCCGAGCACAAACTGGACCTGGTGGACGCCATGGTGATCGCAGCCGACCCGACGGCCACCGATGAAATGGTCGAAGAATACGAGCGTAGCGCCTGTCCTACCTGCGGTTCCTGCTCCGGCATGTTCACTGCCAACTCCATGAACTGCCTCACCGAAGCCATTGGCCTGGCGCTGCCCGGCAACGGTTCCATGCTGGCCACCCACGCCGACCGTGAACAGCTGTTCCTGAAGGCCGGTCGTCAAATTGTGGAGAATGCCAAGCGCTATTACGAGCAGAACGATGCCAGCGTGCTGCCACGCAGCATTGCGTCGTTCTCCGCGTTCGAGAATGCGATGGTCATGGACATTGCCATGGGCGGCTCCACCAACACGATTCTGCACCTGCTGGCGGCGGCCCAGGAAGGCGGTGTTGAGTTTACGCTGGCCGAAATTGACCAGCTGTCGCGGAAAGTACCCCAGCTGTGCAAGGTGGCTCCCAACTCCCCGAAATACCATATGGAAGATGTACACCGGGCCGGCGGTATCATGGGCATCATGGGTGAACTGGAACGTGGCGGGCTGATCAACGTCGATTTGCCAACGGTACACAGTAAAACCATGAGAGATGCCCTGGAAGTATGGGACATCATGCGTTCTCCCACCACTGAGGTGGTTGAGTTCTACAAGGCCGGCCCGGCGGGCATTCCCACCCAGACTGCCTTCAGCCAGAGCACCCGCTGGCCCAGCCTGGACGGCGACCGTGAAAACGGCTGCATCCGGTCCGTTGAAAATGCCTACTCATCCGAGGGTGGCCTGGCGGTTCTGTTCGGCAACATTGCCCAGGACGGCTGCGTGGTAAAAACAGCGGGCGTGGATGAGAGCATCTACGTGTTCGAGGGTAAAGCCAGGGTCTTTGAGAGCCAGGATGCGGCAGTTGCCGGCATTCTGAGCGACGAAGTCAAACCCGGCGAGGTCGTCATTATCCGGTATGAAGGCCCCCGTGGCGGCCCAGGCATGCAGGAAATGCTGTACCCCACCAGTTACCTGAAATCCAAGGGCCTAGGCAAGGAATGCGCCCTGCTGACGGACGGCCGCTTCTCAGGTGGCACTTCCGGATTATCCATCGGGCACGCGTCACCAGAAGCCGCCGCCGGCGGTGCCATCGGCCTGATCGAGAATGGTGACACCATCCTGATCAATATCCCGGAGCGCAGCATCAATCTGCAGGTCAGCAACGAAGAACTGGACAAACGTCGCAAAGACCGTGACGCCAGAGGCTGGAAGCCCGAACTCGCCCGCGACCGCAAAGTCTCTGCAGCACTCAAGGCCTACGCGCTGCTGGCGACCAGTGCCGACAAAGGTGCTGTGCGGGACCTGTCGAAACTGGACTAA